In Dyadobacter sp. NIV53, a single window of DNA contains:
- a CDS encoding alpha/beta hydrolase — MIVYFHGGGFVIADLDVYDASARGLAEQTGAVVVSVAYRLAPEHKFPTAHEDAYAAYLWTLKNVESLKGDPKMIAVAGESAGGNLAANVSMMARDKGVAIPVHQLLVYPVSGSDMNTESYQKYAAAKPLDKPMMEWFVKNYLNNMGEAKDPRISLVNANLKGLPNTTIILAEIDPLQSEGELLGEKLKAAGVKIESKLFSGVTHEFFGMSALVPEAKDAQAFATDELKKAFKK, encoded by the coding sequence GTGATCGTTTATTTCCATGGCGGTGGTTTTGTGATTGCTGATTTGGATGTTTATGATGCATCTGCCAGGGGACTAGCCGAACAGACAGGTGCCGTTGTGGTTTCTGTTGCCTACCGTCTGGCTCCCGAACATAAATTCCCAACTGCGCATGAAGATGCTTATGCAGCTTATCTGTGGACACTGAAAAATGTCGAATCCTTAAAAGGTGACCCTAAAATGATAGCCGTTGCCGGGGAAAGTGCAGGTGGAAACCTGGCCGCCAATGTAAGTATGATGGCTAGGGACAAAGGGGTTGCAATTCCGGTACACCAGCTGCTGGTATACCCGGTATCCGGTTCTGATATGAATACAGAATCATATCAAAAGTATGCTGCGGCCAAACCACTGGACAAACCAATGATGGAATGGTTTGTAAAAAACTACCTGAATAACATGGGAGAAGCAAAAGATCCAAGAATTAGTTTGGTCAATGCGAATCTGAAAGGGCTCCCGAATACCACGATTATTTTAGCAGAAATTGATCCGCTCCAAAGTGAAGGTGAATTATTGGGAGAAAAATTGAAGGCAGCCGGCGTTAAAATTGAAAGCAAACTTTTCTCAGGTGTGACACATGAATTTTTTGGCATGTCAGCTTTGGTTCCGGAAGCAAAAGATGCTCAGGCATTTGCCACAGACGAACTGAAAAAAGCTTTTAAAAAATAG
- a CDS encoding DUF72 domain-containing protein, protein MDHNKPALVYAGTSGLVLPVPNKQMYPPEFQDKSRLAYYASLFNSIEINSSFYKVPMAATVQKWAESVPDEFRFTFKLWREITHAKGLTFKAEDVDRFIRTIDLAGNKKGCLLVQFPPSLKINKIGQLEKLLIDINEANSARQWKVFLEFRHISWYHEEMTDLLGDYKMDLVIHDKPSSATPIMDTRENIYLRFHGPDGDYKGSYSEDFLHEYAQYIQDWSAEGKTVYVYFNNTMGDAIKNLQTLNNFVTLLTA, encoded by the coding sequence ATGGATCATAATAAGCCAGCATTGGTATATGCAGGGACGAGCGGGCTGGTACTTCCTGTACCCAACAAACAAATGTACCCGCCGGAATTTCAGGATAAGAGCAGACTGGCTTATTATGCTTCGTTATTTAACAGTATTGAAATAAACAGTTCGTTTTATAAAGTCCCGATGGCAGCTACTGTGCAGAAATGGGCTGAAAGCGTTCCGGATGAATTTCGGTTTACTTTCAAATTATGGAGGGAAATTACACATGCAAAAGGCCTTACTTTTAAAGCCGAAGATGTGGATCGTTTTATCCGGACAATAGATCTGGCTGGTAACAAGAAGGGTTGCCTGTTGGTACAGTTTCCCCCAAGTCTTAAAATCAATAAAATCGGGCAACTGGAAAAATTATTAATTGATATCAATGAAGCTAACAGCGCCAGGCAATGGAAGGTGTTTCTGGAATTCCGGCATATAAGCTGGTATCATGAAGAAATGACCGACTTGCTAGGTGATTATAAAATGGATCTGGTAATTCATGATAAACCTTCATCCGCTACACCAATAATGGACACCAGAGAAAATATATACCTCAGATTTCACGGCCCGGATGGGGACTATAAAGGAAGTTATAGCGAGGATTTCCTGCACGAATATGCACAATACATACAGGACTGGAGTGCTGAGGGAAAAACGGTCTATGTATATTTTAACAACACAATGGGCGACGCAATTAAAAATTTACAGACTTTGAATAATTTCGTCACCCTACTAACTGCTTAA
- a CDS encoding HTTM domain-containing protein, whose protein sequence is MPFRSHLYAGNVLWHEQGFRFSWNIMLMEKNASLEYEVKVMETGKQFTVKPAQFLTRIQARQCSFQPDMIIQFAHMLHDHYVKSGVGETEIRAVCYASVNGHQSNLLIDPEVDLAKEQDSFTAKKWITTWKN, encoded by the coding sequence ATGCCTTTTCGGAGTCATTTGTATGCGGGCAATGTACTCTGGCATGAGCAGGGTTTCCGCTTTTCGTGGAATATTATGCTGATGGAAAAAAATGCTTCTTTGGAATATGAAGTTAAAGTGATGGAAACAGGCAAACAATTTACGGTAAAACCAGCTCAGTTTCTGACCAGAATTCAGGCCAGGCAATGTAGTTTTCAGCCAGATATGATCATACAGTTTGCGCATATGCTCCACGACCATTATGTCAAATCGGGGGTAGGAGAAACTGAAATCCGGGCTGTTTGTTACGCTTCTGTAAATGGCCACCAAAGTAATTTATTAATTGATCCTGAGGTAGATCTTGCCAAGGAACAAGACAGTTTTACCGCTAAAAAATGGATTACAACATGGAAAAACTAA
- a CDS encoding AraC family transcriptional regulator — protein MIKALFENLNPQSNTSFLVNTFILDKFTVPYHFHPEFELTLIVNGNGKRYVGKNMEDFNSGDLVFLGSDLPHSWKSDEIALNKTPVKSIVVQFEKSFLGPEFFSRPELVNISNLLKLSACGVRFINQTAVEINTKMALLAQEENGFCKMIMLLDILENLSVSKDYILLDLDGTVARQSNNNIERINASLGYIVDNFQNEISLNTVAAIVNMSPNAFCKYFRRITNKTFVETVIDYRINFAVQQLLATDKAVAEIALESGFGDVSHFYKLFKRRMKISPLGYRKKFLTGL, from the coding sequence ATGATAAAAGCGCTTTTTGAAAATCTTAATCCACAATCCAATACTTCATTTCTTGTCAATACTTTTATTCTGGACAAGTTCACCGTTCCCTACCATTTTCATCCGGAATTTGAGCTTACACTGATTGTTAACGGAAATGGGAAAAGATATGTGGGTAAAAATATGGAAGATTTTAATTCCGGAGATCTGGTTTTTCTTGGCTCAGATTTACCACATTCCTGGAAATCTGATGAAATAGCTTTAAATAAGACCCCCGTAAAATCAATTGTTGTGCAGTTTGAGAAAAGCTTTCTTGGGCCGGAATTTTTTAGCCGGCCTGAATTGGTAAATATTTCCAATTTATTAAAATTGAGTGCCTGCGGAGTTAGATTTATCAATCAGACTGCTGTTGAAATAAATACTAAAATGGCGTTGCTGGCGCAGGAAGAAAACGGTTTTTGCAAGATGATTATGCTGCTTGATATTCTTGAAAATTTATCAGTATCAAAAGATTATATTTTACTGGATCTGGATGGTACCGTGGCCCGGCAATCTAATAATAACATAGAGCGGATAAATGCCTCCTTGGGATATATTGTGGATAATTTTCAGAACGAAATTTCACTGAATACCGTAGCCGCCATTGTTAATATGTCGCCCAATGCATTTTGTAAATATTTCAGGAGAATTACAAACAAGACATTTGTTGAAACCGTCATAGATTATCGCATCAATTTCGCCGTACAGCAGTTACTGGCTACGGATAAAGCAGTTGCTGAAATTGCCTTGGAAAGTGGTTTCGGCGATGTTTCACACTTTTATAAGTTGTTTAAAAGAAGAATGAAAATCAGTCCGCTGGGTTATAGAAAAAAATTTCTGACCGGTTTGTAA
- a CDS encoding phytanoyl-CoA dioxygenase family protein, producing MPATLTDPELADYKTLSADEIDSFRKNGHVTISNILDQNEVSHYRSIINDATTKFNTEKRKLEERDTYGKAFLQITNLWEVDQHVKNFTLAKRFGKIAADLLGVENVRIYHDQALYKEPGGGFTPWHQDQYYWPLNTNKTVTMWMPLIDITEEMGMLTFASGSHQSGFVENMAISDESEATLERFINEKGFKVSRSKSMKAGDATWHYGWTLHSAPGNKSTETMREVMTIIFMAEDAEITEPVNKHQEADRQRWLGGLPPDCPAASELNPLVL from the coding sequence ATGCCAGCGACTTTAACTGATCCGGAATTGGCTGATTATAAAACATTATCAGCTGATGAAATTGATAGTTTCAGAAAGAATGGACATGTGACAATCTCCAATATCCTCGACCAAAACGAGGTGTCGCATTACCGAAGCATAATTAATGATGCGACGACAAAATTCAATACCGAAAAACGTAAGCTGGAAGAAAGAGATACATATGGAAAGGCTTTTTTACAAATTACAAATTTGTGGGAAGTTGATCAGCATGTAAAAAATTTCACACTAGCGAAACGTTTCGGGAAAATTGCAGCCGATTTATTGGGTGTCGAAAACGTCAGGATCTATCATGACCAGGCTTTGTATAAAGAGCCCGGCGGAGGATTTACTCCCTGGCATCAGGATCAGTATTATTGGCCATTGAACACCAATAAAACGGTTACCATGTGGATGCCTCTCATTGACATTACCGAAGAAATGGGAATGCTCACTTTTGCATCCGGCTCGCATCAAAGTGGTTTTGTGGAAAATATGGCCATTTCTGATGAGTCGGAAGCAACTCTGGAAAGGTTTATTAATGAGAAAGGCTTTAAAGTTTCAAGGTCAAAATCAATGAAGGCTGGTGATGCTACCTGGCATTATGGCTGGACCTTGCATTCTGCTCCAGGTAACAAGTCTACGGAAACTATGCGGGAAGTAATGACGATTATTTTTATGGCTGAGGATGCTGAAATTACGGAGCCAGTCAACAAACATCAGGAAGCCGACCGTCAGCGCTGGCTGGGAGGCTTACCACCGGATTGCCCGGCTGCATCAGAACTGAATCCACTTGTATTGTAA
- a CDS encoding HTTM domain-containing protein has product MFANKLSLEGSKLVGSESLAFFRIVFGLLLFVSEMRFILRGWITDFYVKPQFFFRFTALNG; this is encoded by the coding sequence ATGTTTGCAAATAAACTTAGTTTGGAAGGAAGTAAACTTGTTGGAAGTGAATCACTTGCTTTCTTTCGGATTGTATTTGGACTCCTGCTTTTTGTGTCTGAAATGCGGTTTATCCTTCGTGGCTGGATTACTGATTTTTACGTCAAACCCCAATTTTTTTTCCGTTTTACGGCTTTGAATGGCTAA
- a CDS encoding carboxypeptidase-like regulatory domain-containing protein, with product MGKNILQKGIASFVLILIHALLATVSAQNIVVSGKITDSGNYGIPYARILVKSSKLSFVADSLGQYSFEHKPGKHTFIVSSLGYASVNQIVEISETDLSVDFVLSSVTRQLKELDVIDQKQDINGLRRLADVENMAIYAGKKNEVIVLQGLNANLATNNARQIYARVPGVNIVENDSYGIQLGVATRGLNPNRTTEFNSRQNGYDISADPIGYPESYYTPPAEAISRIEIVRGAASLQYGTQFGGLLNFQFRKGNSDKKFELDSRQTLGTYGLFNSFNAIGGQIGKLNYYAFYQHKQGDGWRDNTNFNLNTGYAALSWDVASKLKIGAELTMMDYLMKQPGGLTDVQFEENPRASYRNGNWFKAKWLIPAFHADYQITEKTKLNLRTYGLIAQRGSIGNIINPLRDKTDTTNRRQLTYDHYNNWGTEIRLLHRYKLAGKVSSFLAGARYFQGNTHKMQGSGFEGKDANFNFPDSEKVDEFDYLFPSHNLAFFAENVLWLNEKWSITPGFRLEYINTNSKGYSVAAETNAIVEGREQKTRSFPLFGIGVNHAISPKSEIYFNISQNYSPVNYSDIQVRTPNFQVDPNLKDVTGFNADLGFRGQFKNWLNFDLSSYYLDYNNRIGIIRKASDDGLEVIRYRTNVGRSRSRGVEAYGEVNFFRFAGMSESTGDLSFFASVAYTDAAYTKALNPLLTTLIVGKQVEFAPKMITRAGLTYKKGRFGTTLQLAYTSEQYTDAYNSLHTSDGLVGEILAYKLVDWTANYQLKKLSFSLSVNNVLNEKYFTRRALGFPGPGIIPSDGTTAYLTVGLKL from the coding sequence GTGGGAAAAAATATTTTACAAAAAGGAATTGCATCTTTTGTTCTCATTTTGATTCATGCTTTGCTGGCAACAGTATCTGCTCAAAATATAGTGGTTTCGGGGAAAATTACTGATTCTGGCAACTATGGTATTCCCTACGCCCGGATTCTTGTAAAAAGCTCGAAACTAAGTTTTGTGGCGGATTCATTGGGCCAATATTCATTTGAACATAAACCTGGCAAACATACTTTTATAGTTTCTTCTCTTGGTTATGCTTCTGTTAATCAGATCGTTGAAATTTCAGAAACAGATTTGTCGGTTGATTTTGTATTAAGCTCCGTCACCCGGCAGTTGAAAGAACTTGACGTGATTGATCAGAAACAGGATATTAACGGACTGCGCCGGCTGGCTGATGTTGAAAATATGGCGATATATGCTGGTAAGAAAAATGAAGTTATTGTTTTACAGGGACTTAATGCAAATTTAGCGACCAACAATGCACGCCAGATATATGCACGTGTTCCGGGCGTGAACATTGTTGAAAATGATTCTTATGGAATTCAGCTGGGTGTTGCCACACGTGGTTTGAACCCAAACCGGACTACTGAATTTAATTCCCGGCAGAATGGCTACGATATTTCGGCAGACCCTATCGGTTATCCGGAAAGTTATTATACACCGCCGGCAGAAGCAATCAGCCGCATTGAAATTGTTCGTGGTGCTGCTTCATTGCAATATGGAACCCAGTTCGGGGGTTTGCTTAATTTCCAGTTTAGGAAAGGAAATTCTGATAAAAAATTCGAATTGGATAGTCGGCAGACGTTGGGCACTTATGGCCTTTTTAATTCTTTTAATGCCATAGGCGGACAAATTGGAAAGCTAAATTACTATGCATTTTACCAGCATAAACAAGGTGATGGCTGGCGGGACAATACTAATTTTAATCTCAATACCGGCTATGCCGCATTATCCTGGGATGTTGCGTCAAAACTGAAAATTGGTGCGGAACTGACCATGATGGATTATCTGATGAAACAACCGGGTGGCTTGACAGACGTACAGTTTGAAGAAAATCCAAGAGCCAGTTACCGGAATGGAAACTGGTTTAAGGCAAAATGGTTGATTCCTGCTTTTCACGCAGATTATCAGATCACGGAAAAAACCAAATTGAACCTGAGAACTTACGGGCTTATCGCACAGCGCGGTTCCATTGGTAATATCATTAATCCGCTGCGGGACAAAACGGATACGACAAACCGCAGGCAACTAACGTATGACCATTACAACAATTGGGGGACTGAAATCCGGTTACTTCACCGTTACAAACTGGCCGGAAAAGTTTCTTCCTTTTTAGCTGGTGCACGTTATTTTCAGGGAAATACCCATAAAATGCAGGGTTCTGGTTTTGAGGGAAAAGACGCTAATTTCAACTTTCCCGATTCGGAAAAAGTCGATGAATTTGATTATTTATTTCCATCGCATAATCTTGCCTTTTTTGCTGAAAATGTTTTGTGGTTGAATGAAAAATGGAGCATTACACCTGGTTTTCGATTGGAATATATCAATACAAATTCAAAAGGATACAGCGTAGCTGCCGAAACGAATGCCATTGTGGAAGGCAGGGAACAGAAAACGCGTTCATTTCCATTGTTCGGAATTGGGGTCAATCATGCTATTTCTCCTAAATCGGAAATCTATTTTAATATTTCCCAAAATTACAGCCCGGTTAATTATTCCGATATCCAGGTTCGTACACCAAACTTTCAGGTGGACCCCAATCTGAAAGATGTGACCGGGTTCAATGCTGATCTGGGATTCAGGGGACAATTTAAAAACTGGCTTAATTTCGACCTGAGTTCATATTATCTGGATTATAACAACCGTATCGGTATCATCCGGAAAGCAAGTGACGATGGTTTGGAAGTGATCCGTTATCGCACCAATGTGGGCAGGTCGAGAAGCAGAGGTGTGGAAGCTTACGGCGAAGTTAATTTCTTCCGTTTCGCAGGAATGTCTGAATCTACTGGTGATCTGTCATTTTTTGCCAGTGTTGCATACACCGATGCAGCTTATACCAAAGCGCTCAATCCATTGTTGACGACGCTCATTGTAGGCAAACAGGTAGAATTTGCGCCAAAAATGATTACACGCGCTGGCTTGACTTATAAAAAAGGTCGCTTTGGGACGACACTTCAGCTTGCATATACGAGTGAGCAGTATACCGATGCATACAATTCCCTGCATACCTCGGATGGCCTGGTAGGTGAGATCCTGGCTTATAAACTGGTTGATTGGACTGCCAATTATCAGTTGAAGAAATTGAGTTTCAGCCTGAGTGTGAATAACGTACTGAATGAAAAATATTTTACCAGAAGAGCTCTGGGTTTCCCTGGTCCCGGTATTATTCCAAGTGATGGTACAACGGCTTACCTGACAGTCGGCCTTAAATTATAA